CAATGAAGTTTTCCATTACCAGTCGCAGCAAATGAGAATCTCCCTTCGTGTCCAGCCCGTCATGGATCATGAAGTCAACCTCACGCTTTGGATCTGTCTCCTGGAGTTGTGCTGCCACTTCCTTTGCCATCGCAGTCAAATTGACCTTATCAAGCGTAATTTTGCTGCGCGTCACTCGTGACAACTCCAGCAAATCATCAATAAGCTGCGCCATTTTCTCAACTGAGGAACTCACCCGCCGAAGACTGTCTTTCCCCTGGTCGTCCAATTGGCCTCCGTAGTCCTCCAGAAGGATTTGACTGAAGCCGTCTATAGAGCGAAGCGGCGCCCGCAGGTCGTGCGAGACTGAGTAAGAAAATGACTCGAGTTCTTCGTTAGCGGCTTCGAGCTCAGAAGTACGCTCTTTGACACGCTGCTCCAGCTCTTCGTTGAGTTTACGGACTTGTTCCTCTGCATGCCTGCGTTCACTGATTTGAGTAACCAGCTTTTCGTTGGTCTCTGACAGTTCTTTTGTTCGATTAGCGACCTGCTTCTCCAGGTATAGGTGGCTACGGTCAATAACCTTCTGTCCATGAATGACTATTCCCAATAGCACCAGGAACAGACTACCCATGGTGCTGACCGTGGCCAAGATCTTTTCGCTGGTAGTTGCCAGCATGAATACTGTTCCTGGTTCCTCCAAATAATGATAGGTTTTTAGGATACCAATGGGATTTTTCATGTCGTGGGGGTTAGCATAAATTGACCTGTAAATCTCAAAGAGTTTGACGATTTCGCCATTTTCCATAGGCATATCGATCAGACCTGTACTGTATTGCCCATACCTTTTCAATTCGAAGCCAGGGTGATGAGCATGAATCGTACCCCGAGTTCCCTGAATGGTGCTGTACAAAGCCAGTCGGTCATGGTCCAGGACTGAGAAGAATGCAATATTCTCAGGTATGCTGGGATGTTGGACAATTGAATCCATTGCGGTTGCATCCGAGAGACGTTCCAGACTCAGCACCTGAGCATCAGACGGTCGGAGCATCAGCTGATAGGTAAGGAGAGTATTTAGGTGATCAGCCTCTTGGATTGCTCTCCTCTCGGTTACTTGCAGTAGCCTTTCAAATTCCATTTTAGTGAAGATATAGTTGACCAGAAATGAGGCTAGCGAAACTACGACTATACTGGCAATTGTATAGTATAAGACCAGGGGGAATCTCTTCTCACGTTTTGATTTTGAGATTTTCCCGAATACTGAACTCTTCCTCATATCTTTTCTCCTAAGGTATCTCGGTTATACTCTGGCAAGACCAATCTTCCTGCCAATGCCGCTCGTAAGAGCCAGTGACTGTTACCTGAAAATCTTTTTAGCCTGGATAATTCATCATCATTATTCTGATATTGCTTATGGAAAA
This Candidatus Neomarinimicrobiota bacterium DNA region includes the following protein-coding sequences:
- a CDS encoding histidine kinase dimerization/phospho-acceptor domain-containing protein; translation: MRKSSVFGKISKSKREKRFPLVLYYTIASIVVVSLASFLVNYIFTKMEFERLLQVTERRAIQEADHLNTLLTYQLMLRPSDAQVLSLERLSDATAMDSIVQHPSIPENIAFFSVLDHDRLALYSTIQGTRGTIHAHHPGFELKRYGQYSTGLIDMPMENGEIVKLFEIYRSIYANPHDMKNPIGILKTYHYLEEPGTVFMLATTSEKILATVSTMGSLFLVLLGIVIHGQKVIDRSHLYLEKQVANRTKELSETNEKLVTQISERRHAEEQVRKLNEELEQRVKERTSELEAANEELESFSYSVSHDLRAPLRSIDGFSQILLEDYGGQLDDQGKDSLRRVSSSVEKMAQLIDDLLELSRVTRSKITLDKVNLTAMAKEVAAQLQETDPKREVDFMIHDGLDTKGDSHLLRLVMENFI